Proteins from one Novosphingobium pentaromativorans US6-1 genomic window:
- a CDS encoding OB-fold domain-containing protein, with product MPNEAVLYSYTTIHPNPKTGESPFSLGYADFQGELRVFGKLDLGPDERPEVGMALRLEPQADTQSGPEYLLVPTKV from the coding sequence GTGCCGAACGAAGCGGTGCTCTACAGCTACACCACGATCCACCCCAATCCCAAGACAGGCGAGTCGCCGTTCTCGCTCGGCTATGCCGACTTCCAGGGTGAGCTGAGGGTTTTCGGCAAGCTCGATCTCGGGCCCGACGAGCGGCCTGAAGTGGGCATGGCGCTGCGCCTGGAGCCGCAGGCGGACACGCAGTCCGGTCCCGAATACCTTCTAGTTCCCACGAAAGTCTGA
- a CDS encoding enoyl-CoA hydratase/isomerase family protein, with protein sequence MALDHTIADGVATISFNRPEALNALDIATQSALRDLLVELRDNDEVRVIVLTGVGDRAFCVGSDLKNTPASDALYARAWTAADRQATELGAYVRLLNFDTLRIWKPMIAAINGYCMGGGLEIAMQCDLRVAAQSASFALPEVKVGSVAGICGPLLLRLVPQAHAMKMLLTGGRIDAVEAARIGLVSDVWADADLAGKAHELALQIAGNAPLSVTATKRLARKTEVVDRAAVFDQTEEVFGMLKHSEDRIEGRKAFAEKRPAKFKGR encoded by the coding sequence ATGGCTCTGGATCACACCATTGCCGATGGCGTTGCCACGATTTCCTTCAATCGTCCCGAGGCGCTCAACGCGCTGGACATCGCCACGCAATCTGCGCTGAGAGATCTGCTCGTCGAGTTGCGCGACAACGACGAGGTTCGCGTCATCGTCCTTACCGGGGTCGGCGACAGGGCCTTTTGCGTGGGTTCGGATCTCAAGAACACGCCAGCGAGCGATGCGCTTTATGCGCGCGCGTGGACGGCCGCGGATCGGCAGGCGACCGAGCTTGGCGCCTACGTGCGCCTGCTCAATTTCGACACGTTGCGGATCTGGAAGCCGATGATCGCCGCGATCAACGGTTATTGCATGGGCGGCGGGCTTGAAATCGCGATGCAATGCGATCTGCGTGTCGCTGCGCAAAGCGCATCGTTCGCGCTGCCCGAGGTGAAAGTAGGCAGCGTCGCCGGCATTTGCGGTCCCTTGCTGTTGCGGCTGGTACCGCAGGCTCACGCCATGAAGATGCTCCTGACCGGTGGCCGCATCGACGCGGTGGAGGCCGCGCGGATCGGATTGGTGAGCGACGTCTGGGCAGACGCCGATCTGGCAGGCAAGGCCCATGAGCTGGCGCTTCAGATTGCCGGCAACGCCCCCCTGTCGGTCACCGCGACCAAGCGGCTCGCCCGCAAGACCGAAGTTGTCGATCGCGCTGCCGTATTCGATCAGACCGAGGAGGTCTTCGGCATGCTCAAGCATAGCGAGGACCGGATAGAGGGGCGCAAGGCCTTTGCCGAAAAGCGCCCCGCGAAATTCAAGGGACGGTAA
- a CDS encoding SDR family NAD(P)-dependent oxidoreductase produces the protein MTDSSVALVTGGAQGIGYGIAETLARNGHDIAILDLNREAAEVAVARLAEVAPGVRAVAAIGDVTRREDVEAAIGQVTAQLGPVNVLVNNAGVVRDKRLEKMEDEDWDLVIATNLRSQFLTCRAVLPGMAQRGFGRVINISSRAWLGGFGQANYSAAKGAVVSLTRSLAIEYAAKGVTVNAIAPGIIETPLFKNFKDEVQDRLKASVPMKRIGLPEDVAQAVLFFAAPASSYVTGQLLYVCGGRSLSSPSV, from the coding sequence ATGACTGACTCATCGGTGGCGCTGGTAACCGGCGGCGCGCAGGGTATTGGCTACGGAATCGCCGAAACGCTGGCACGCAACGGTCATGACATTGCAATTCTCGATCTCAATCGGGAGGCGGCTGAAGTTGCTGTCGCGAGGCTCGCAGAGGTGGCCCCCGGCGTGCGCGCCGTCGCGGCCATCGGCGATGTCACGCGCCGTGAAGACGTCGAAGCCGCCATCGGACAGGTGACGGCGCAACTCGGTCCGGTGAATGTGCTGGTCAACAATGCCGGCGTCGTTCGTGACAAGCGGCTGGAAAAAATGGAAGACGAGGACTGGGATCTCGTCATCGCAACCAATCTGCGCTCCCAGTTCCTTACCTGTCGCGCCGTGCTGCCGGGCATGGCCCAGCGGGGCTTCGGACGGGTCATCAATATCTCTTCGCGGGCATGGCTGGGCGGATTCGGCCAGGCGAATTACTCCGCTGCAAAAGGCGCAGTAGTCAGTCTTACGCGCAGTCTGGCCATTGAATATGCGGCTAAAGGCGTAACCGTGAACGCCATCGCTCCCGGCATCATCGAGACGCCTTTGTTCAAGAACTTCAAGGATGAAGTCCAGGATCGGCTGAAGGCGAGCGTTCCGATGAAGCGCATCGGGCTGCCGGAAGATGTTGCTCAGGCCGTCCTGTTCTTCGCGGCTCCGGCCAGTTCCTACGTGACCGGACAACTCCTCTACGTCTGCGGTGGACGCAGCCTGTCGAGCCCGAGTGTCTGA
- a CDS encoding NAD-dependent succinate-semialdehyde dehydrogenase produces MTSDATYPSLALHIDGEWIGQGNRAIHNVVNPATGGTLAELPLVSADDLDRALDAAERGFAVWRRTDAATRAQVLKTAAGLIRERADHIARIATLEEGKTFGEARIEAQVAANLFEFYAEECKRTYGRVLVRPTGSRSIVVKEPVGVVAAFAPWNFPIGNPARKFGAPIAAGCSVILKPAEESPGAAIEILKALLDAGLPTGVAQLVFGEPDQVSRHLLASPIVRKLSFTGSIPVGKHLLKLAADTVKRTTMELGGHAPVIVFDDADLDQAVQMLAMAKSRNCGQVCVSPTRFFVQEGIYDRFRDAFAERFGALKIGNGLHDGVQMGPMANPRRPAAMARLIEDAVSNGARLITGGEAIGDEGFFWQPTVLADVPGTARIMNEEPFGPIASLTPFATLDEVVERANSLPMGLAGYAFTQSAKRAMLIGDALEVGMVGINVATTAAADAPFGGVKESGHGAEDGPEGLDACLVTKAIHQQ; encoded by the coding sequence ATGACATCGGACGCAACATATCCATCCCTGGCGCTCCATATCGACGGGGAGTGGATCGGGCAGGGCAACCGCGCGATCCACAATGTCGTCAATCCGGCGACCGGCGGCACGCTCGCGGAGCTGCCGCTGGTATCCGCGGATGATCTCGACCGCGCATTGGATGCAGCCGAACGCGGGTTTGCCGTTTGGCGCAGGACTGACGCTGCCACGCGTGCCCAGGTACTGAAGACGGCTGCGGGGCTGATCCGCGAGCGCGCCGACCACATTGCCCGGATCGCCACGCTCGAGGAAGGCAAGACCTTCGGCGAGGCCCGGATAGAGGCCCAGGTCGCGGCCAATCTGTTCGAATTCTACGCGGAAGAGTGCAAGCGCACTTATGGCCGCGTACTGGTCCGTCCGACCGGCAGTCGCTCGATCGTCGTCAAGGAACCGGTGGGCGTAGTGGCCGCCTTCGCCCCGTGGAATTTCCCGATCGGCAATCCGGCCCGCAAGTTCGGCGCCCCAATTGCCGCAGGCTGTTCGGTCATACTCAAGCCAGCAGAAGAATCTCCCGGCGCAGCCATCGAAATCCTCAAGGCCCTTCTCGATGCCGGGCTGCCCACAGGAGTCGCCCAGCTCGTATTCGGTGAGCCGGACCAGGTATCGCGGCACCTGCTGGCGAGCCCCATCGTGCGCAAGCTCAGCTTCACCGGCTCGATCCCGGTCGGCAAGCATCTTCTCAAGCTTGCGGCAGACACCGTCAAGCGCACGACGATGGAACTAGGCGGTCACGCCCCGGTGATCGTCTTCGACGATGCCGATCTGGACCAGGCGGTGCAGATGCTGGCGATGGCAAAGAGCCGCAATTGCGGTCAGGTTTGCGTTTCGCCTACGCGCTTCTTCGTGCAGGAAGGGATCTACGATCGCTTCCGTGACGCGTTCGCCGAGCGGTTCGGCGCCTTGAAGATCGGCAACGGCCTGCATGACGGCGTTCAGATGGGACCGATGGCGAACCCTCGTCGTCCTGCGGCGATGGCACGGCTGATCGAAGACGCCGTATCGAACGGCGCCCGTTTGATCACCGGCGGTGAAGCAATTGGCGATGAGGGGTTCTTCTGGCAGCCGACGGTTCTGGCTGACGTTCCGGGAACTGCCCGGATCATGAACGAGGAGCCTTTCGGACCCATTGCTTCGCTCACCCCATTTGCGACGCTCGATGAAGTTGTCGAGCGCGCCAACAGTCTGCCGATGGGGCTGGCTGGTTACGCCTTCACGCAATCGGCGAAGCGAGCAATGCTGATCGGCGATGCGCTGGAAGTGGGAATGGTCGGCATAAATGTCGCAACTACTGCCGCTGCCGACGCGCCCTTCGGCGGGGTAAAGGAAAGCGGTCATGGCGCCGAGGATGGCCCCGAAGGTCTGGACGCCTGCCTCGTCACCAAGGCGATCCATCAGCAATAA
- a CDS encoding thiolase family protein — protein MTKEIYIAGAAMTPFARHTTRSMQDLVQNAVLDALADAEVTAGEIEAMYNANVYGGMVLGQVLVRDLGITGPPLYNVENACASGATAVHLARQALQLGLYETVLVWGVEMLTALGGGTIPLQRNDYKTDLYAKAGMTLPTVYAMRGTRYLHERGEPADTLGMIAVKNRAHGARNPLAQQQKEVTLEEVMASRPVAEPLTLLQCCPSMVDGAAALVLTTKRPTHGRPATRILASAVQSGHIEEGCDDILDAEITARTARLAYEQAGLGPEAVNVVELHDAFTIAELLYYEALGLCAPGESGAFLRSGATALGGRVPVNPSGGLLAKGHPLGATGVAQMVEVAWQLEGRAHGRQVENARIGLTQCTGGGIAGVDHAASAVHLLGL, from the coding sequence ATGACGAAAGAAATCTACATAGCCGGGGCGGCTATGACGCCATTCGCGCGGCACACGACGCGCTCGATGCAGGATCTGGTGCAGAACGCTGTCCTCGATGCCTTGGCCGACGCGGAAGTGACGGCTGGCGAGATCGAAGCGATGTACAACGCCAACGTCTATGGCGGCATGGTCCTGGGACAAGTACTCGTCCGCGATCTCGGGATTACCGGGCCGCCACTCTATAACGTCGAGAACGCTTGCGCGAGCGGCGCAACCGCGGTGCATCTGGCCCGTCAGGCGCTGCAGCTCGGCCTTTACGAGACGGTGCTGGTCTGGGGCGTGGAGATGCTCACGGCTCTGGGCGGCGGCACGATTCCGCTGCAACGCAACGATTACAAGACCGACCTTTACGCCAAGGCAGGCATGACCCTGCCCACGGTCTATGCGATGCGCGGCACCCGCTATCTGCATGAACGCGGCGAACCGGCGGATACGCTCGGCATGATTGCTGTGAAGAACCGGGCACACGGCGCGCGAAATCCCCTTGCACAGCAGCAGAAGGAGGTCACCCTCGAAGAGGTCATGGCATCGCGGCCGGTAGCCGAACCCTTGACCCTCCTGCAGTGCTGCCCCTCGATGGTCGACGGTGCGGCCGCCCTGGTGCTGACAACCAAGCGGCCCACCCATGGACGACCGGCGACGCGTATCCTGGCTTCGGCAGTGCAGTCGGGCCATATCGAGGAAGGCTGCGACGACATTCTTGACGCAGAGATCACGGCGCGCACGGCGCGGCTTGCCTATGAGCAGGCCGGGCTCGGGCCCGAAGCGGTGAACGTCGTCGAACTGCACGATGCCTTCACCATCGCCGAACTGCTTTACTACGAAGCGCTGGGGCTGTGCGCACCAGGTGAAAGCGGCGCTTTCTTGCGTTCGGGCGCTACGGCCCTAGGGGGGCGCGTGCCTGTCAATCCCAGCGGCGGCCTGCTGGCGAAAGGACACCCGTTGGGCGCTACCGGCGTGGCGCAAATGGTCGAGGTTGCCTGGCAGCTCGAAGGCCGCGCGCACGGCAGACAGGTTGAGAACGCGCGCATCGGGCTGACGCAATGCACCGGGGGCGGGATCGCCGGGGTCGATCATGCCGCATCCGCCGTCCATCTCCTGGGGCTCTGA
- a CDS encoding dihydrolipoamide acetyltransferase family protein, whose product MATELKMPALSPTMEKGNLARWLVSVGDSIKAGDMIAEIETDKATMEFEAADDGRIAELVIPAGTEDVAVGTVIARLASEDEGIAVPVAAKAELVTETAVAAPAVREPEVVVKTPASVPQTSAPIQAGAPLELDANAKATPLARRIAAAKGISLAGITASGPRGKIVKSDLGIPSLIRPIAAPPAAAPITVPAASAIAPPPAGVPVETVRLTGMRKTIARRLSESKQTVPHFYLTARCNLDPLFKLRGELNAGLEHRGIKLSVNDMLIKAMALALIEVPDANVQFAGDELHRFGRADIAMAVAIDGGLVTPVIKGADTLSLSGIATTAKALASKAREGKLTPEDYQGGTASISNLGMFGIDEMFPVINPPQALILGIGAGIEQPWQVDGAIGLATIMAATGSFDHRAIDGAVAAQFMAAFRELLEVPLRIVG is encoded by the coding sequence ATGGCCACTGAACTCAAGATGCCGGCGCTCTCGCCGACGATGGAGAAGGGCAATCTTGCCAGGTGGCTGGTGTCGGTAGGCGACAGCATCAAGGCCGGCGACATGATCGCCGAGATCGAGACCGACAAGGCCACGATGGAGTTCGAGGCCGCCGACGACGGCCGCATCGCCGAACTGGTCATCCCGGCAGGCACCGAGGATGTCGCGGTCGGCACCGTCATCGCGCGTCTTGCAAGCGAGGATGAAGGGATTGCTGTGCCCGTCGCCGCGAAGGCAGAGCTCGTCACCGAGACCGCAGTCGCAGCCCCGGCAGTGCGCGAACCGGAGGTGGTAGTGAAAACGCCAGCCTCGGTTCCACAAACTTCGGCGCCGATCCAAGCTGGTGCACCGCTCGAGCTTGACGCCAATGCCAAGGCAACTCCGCTGGCTCGGCGCATCGCTGCGGCTAAAGGTATCTCGCTAGCCGGCATTACGGCGAGCGGTCCGCGTGGTAAGATCGTCAAGTCCGATCTCGGCATTCCATCTCTAATTCGGCCAATCGCTGCGCCACCTGCGGCAGCACCCATCACAGTCCCTGCAGCTTCCGCCATTGCGCCGCCACCTGCAGGCGTACCGGTTGAGACGGTCAGGCTGACCGGCATGCGCAAGACAATCGCGCGGCGGCTGAGCGAGAGCAAGCAGACGGTTCCGCATTTCTACCTGACCGCCCGCTGCAACCTCGACCCGCTGTTCAAGCTGCGCGGCGAGCTCAACGCCGGTCTCGAACATCGTGGCATCAAGCTCAGCGTCAATGACATGCTGATCAAGGCAATGGCGCTTGCGCTCATCGAAGTGCCCGATGCCAATGTCCAGTTTGCGGGCGATGAATTGCATCGCTTCGGCCGGGCTGACATCGCCATGGCGGTCGCAATAGATGGCGGGCTCGTCACGCCGGTGATCAAGGGCGCTGATACGCTATCGCTGTCCGGCATCGCCACCACCGCAAAGGCGCTCGCAAGCAAGGCGCGCGAAGGCAAGCTGACGCCAGAGGACTATCAGGGCGGCACCGCCTCGATCTCCAATCTCGGGATGTTTGGCATCGACGAGATGTTCCCCGTCATCAATCCGCCCCAGGCCCTGATCCTGGGCATCGGGGCGGGCATTGAACAACCGTGGCAGGTCGATGGCGCAATAGGCCTTGCCACCATTATGGCGGCAACCGGCAGCTTCGATCATCGCGCCATCGACGGAGCAGTCGCAGCCCAGTTCATGGCGGCCTTTCGCGAACTCCTGGAGGTGCCGCTTCGAATTGTGGGGTAA
- a CDS encoding Lrp/AsnC family transcriptional regulator: MEKLDDIDRRILMELQANGRMTNQDLSERVGLSPSPCLRRLKQLETDEVITQYVALVNPERVGLGVTAFVRVRLDQQDDRHLSIFEEAVADIPEVMECYLMTGDADYQLRVIVDDLRAFEDFLRHKLTRIAGVSQLTTSFALRPVVYKTALPIHTARE, encoded by the coding sequence ATGGAAAAACTCGACGACATCGACCGGCGCATTCTGATGGAATTGCAAGCCAATGGCCGGATGACCAACCAGGATCTGTCGGAGCGCGTCGGCCTTTCTCCCAGCCCATGCCTTCGCCGCCTCAAGCAGCTGGAAACCGATGAGGTCATCACGCAATATGTGGCGCTCGTGAATCCGGAACGCGTCGGACTGGGCGTAACCGCTTTCGTCCGGGTACGCCTGGATCAACAGGATGATCGCCACCTTTCGATATTCGAAGAAGCCGTGGCGGACATTCCGGAAGTGATGGAATGCTACCTGATGACAGGCGATGCCGACTATCAATTACGCGTCATCGTCGACGATTTGCGCGCTTTCGAGGATTTTCTGCGCCACAAGCTGACCCGGATTGCCGGCGTGTCCCAACTGACGACCAGCTTCGCGCTTAGGCCAGTCGTCTACAAGACGGCCCTGCCCATCCACACGGCCCGCGAATAA
- a CDS encoding transketolase, translating into MTATIARDEETLVSSLQLLDTRLRWLSSWMIHNANHIREKVDGLKVGGHQASCASMTAIMSALYFHALRPQDKVAVKPHAGPVLHAIHYLLGNQSRELMERFRGLGGVQSYPSRTKDTVPVDFSTGSVGLGVAITAFSSLVQDYLIAHGQVKEEDAGRMIALMGDAELDEGNIYECLIEGYKHDLRNCWWIVDYNRQSLDATTADRMFRRFDDIFETCGWRVVTLKYGKLQQEAFRRPGGKALEEWIDSCPNAEFSALTYQGGAAWRERLLTDIGRKAHVRKLLDSFDDDALARLMTNLGGHCIETLIEAFDAADDDKPTLFIAYTVKGFGLPLAGHKDNHSGMMNPAQMEQLRTGLGIEEGQEWEAWGGLGDNVAAQLKAFVEASPLARKAAEATAPAVPIPARLPVPDGAEQSTQAAFGKILLDLAKSGEELADRIVTTAPDVTQTTNLGAFVNQRGLFRRQELADVFHKAKIPSAQKWAQHAAGQHIELGIAENNFFIMLAALGLSAPHFGTRLMPVGTVYDPFIARGLDALNYGCYQDSRFLLVGTPSGITLAAEGGAHQSINTPLIGMGQPNLTCFEPAFADELTAMMRWSFEHMQQPEGSSVYLRLSTRSIPQVVREDDTWEADALKGGYWLRKPAPGAEAAIVFSGVVAPEALAAWEQLADDIPGLGLLNVTSPDLLHRGWSAQRAARWTGQEAKPCHAASLLAELSPGAGLITVLDGAPAALSWLGGVSGMQVSPLGIDRFGQTGNLPDLYRTYRLDADAIVEAAAELFLGD; encoded by the coding sequence ATGACAGCGACGATTGCCCGGGACGAGGAAACCCTGGTCAGTTCTCTCCAGCTTCTGGATACGCGCCTGCGCTGGTTGTCCTCGTGGATGATCCACAATGCCAATCATATCCGCGAGAAGGTCGATGGTCTGAAGGTCGGCGGCCATCAGGCCAGCTGCGCTTCGATGACTGCGATCATGTCGGCCCTCTACTTCCATGCCCTGCGTCCGCAGGACAAGGTAGCGGTCAAGCCGCATGCCGGGCCGGTCCTCCACGCCATTCATTACCTGTTGGGTAATCAGTCTCGAGAGCTGATGGAGCGGTTTCGCGGGCTGGGCGGCGTTCAGAGCTATCCGAGCCGCACCAAGGATACGGTCCCCGTCGATTTCTCGACTGGCTCGGTTGGCCTGGGCGTTGCCATCACCGCCTTCTCCTCGCTGGTGCAGGATTACCTGATCGCGCACGGGCAGGTGAAGGAAGAGGACGCGGGCCGGATGATCGCTCTCATGGGCGATGCCGAACTCGACGAAGGCAATATCTACGAATGCCTTATCGAGGGATACAAGCACGACTTGCGCAACTGCTGGTGGATCGTCGACTACAACCGCCAGTCGCTCGATGCGACGACGGCCGACCGCATGTTCCGCCGCTTCGATGACATCTTCGAGACCTGCGGCTGGCGGGTCGTTACCCTCAAGTACGGCAAGCTGCAGCAGGAGGCCTTCCGCAGGCCCGGCGGCAAGGCGCTGGAAGAGTGGATCGACAGCTGCCCCAATGCCGAGTTCTCGGCCTTGACCTACCAGGGCGGGGCGGCCTGGCGCGAACGGCTGCTGACCGACATCGGCAGGAAGGCCCATGTCCGCAAGCTGCTCGACAGTTTCGACGACGATGCCCTTGCCCGGCTCATGACCAACCTGGGTGGGCATTGCATCGAGACGCTGATCGAAGCTTTCGATGCCGCGGACGACGACAAGCCGACGCTGTTCATCGCCTATACCGTCAAGGGTTTCGGCCTGCCGCTCGCCGGGCACAAGGACAACCATTCAGGCATGATGAACCCGGCGCAGATGGAGCAGCTGCGCACCGGCCTCGGCATAGAGGAAGGGCAGGAATGGGAAGCCTGGGGCGGGCTTGGCGACAATGTCGCTGCGCAGCTCAAGGCTTTCGTCGAGGCGAGCCCGCTGGCCCGCAAGGCGGCGGAAGCCACGGCCCCTGCCGTCCCGATCCCGGCGAGGCTTCCCGTGCCTGACGGCGCCGAGCAATCGACCCAGGCGGCCTTTGGCAAGATTCTGCTCGACCTGGCCAAGTCGGGCGAGGAACTGGCCGACCGGATTGTGACTACCGCGCCCGACGTGACCCAGACGACCAACCTGGGCGCCTTCGTTAACCAGCGTGGTCTGTTTCGCAGGCAGGAGCTGGCCGACGTGTTCCACAAGGCGAAGATCCCTTCGGCGCAGAAGTGGGCGCAGCATGCCGCGGGCCAGCACATCGAGCTGGGCATTGCCGAGAACAACTTCTTCATCATGCTGGCCGCGCTTGGCCTGTCCGCACCACACTTCGGTACGCGGCTGATGCCGGTCGGGACGGTCTATGATCCCTTCATCGCCCGCGGGCTCGATGCACTGAACTACGGTTGCTATCAGGATTCGCGTTTCCTGCTCGTCGGAACGCCCTCGGGCATCACGCTCGCGGCGGAAGGGGGCGCCCACCAGTCGATCAACACGCCGCTGATCGGCATGGGCCAGCCCAACCTGACCTGCTTCGAGCCGGCCTTTGCCGATGAACTGACCGCGATGATGCGCTGGTCCTTCGAGCACATGCAGCAGCCTGAAGGCAGCTCGGTGTACTTGCGCCTGTCTACCCGTTCGATCCCGCAGGTCGTGCGCGAGGACGATACCTGGGAGGCCGATGCGCTCAAGGGCGGCTACTGGCTGCGCAAGCCTGCACCAGGGGCCGAGGCGGCCATCGTGTTCTCGGGCGTTGTCGCGCCAGAGGCACTGGCCGCGTGGGAGCAGCTGGCCGACGACATTCCGGGGCTCGGCCTGCTCAACGTGACTTCGCCCGATCTGCTGCATCGCGGCTGGTCGGCCCAGCGCGCGGCGCGGTGGACAGGGCAGGAGGCAAAACCGTGCCATGCCGCCAGCTTGCTGGCGGAGTTGTCGCCCGGGGCAGGGCTCATCACTGTGCTCGATGGCGCGCCAGCAGCGCTCTCCTGGCTGGGCGGCGTTTCGGGCATGCAGGTCAGTCCGCTGGGCATCGACCGCTTCGGGCAGACCGGCAACCTGCCTGACCTCTATCGCACTTACCGGCTGGACGCCGACGCCATCGTCGAAGCCGCCGCCGAACTCTTCCTGGGGGACTGA
- a CDS encoding CaiB/BaiF CoA transferase family protein — protein sequence MSSDNKPGPPQENPLVGAMAGIRVIDFSQIAAGPLCSMLLADLGAVVIKVEPPSGDIARGLGPPFANGESVLHLSLNRNKYSITADLKDAEDRERVMRLVADADVVIEGYRPGVAQRLGLSFDDVRKINPDAVYCSISAFGQHGPWSRKAGVDGVIQAVSGLMSITGDADSPPSKVQTPIVDMSAGLQATVAILAALAKRDKGEGVGHIDINLFSSALIMQQITLTSYLMSSELPLRTGSGAPYATPNEAYRTADGYILVAAYQKAHWPSFCRIIERPELFDAPEYADLATRLENREQLTAQINAALMKHPTAYWLEQFDDAGLICAPIADYEMVSQLEQLDELRAIVTCDHAKAGALSMIGFAIGGASPPVRLTPPLLGEHNGIAQWPEAN from the coding sequence ATGTCCAGTGATAACAAGCCCGGGCCGCCCCAGGAGAACCCGCTAGTCGGTGCCATGGCCGGCATCCGCGTCATAGACTTCTCGCAGATCGCTGCAGGCCCACTCTGCTCGATGCTGCTTGCGGACTTGGGGGCCGTGGTCATCAAGGTCGAGCCGCCCAGCGGAGACATCGCTCGCGGATTGGGACCGCCATTTGCGAATGGGGAGAGTGTTCTGCATCTCTCGCTCAATCGCAACAAGTACAGCATCACGGCCGATCTCAAGGATGCCGAGGATCGCGAACGGGTCATGCGCCTGGTCGCAGATGCCGATGTTGTCATCGAAGGCTACCGTCCCGGGGTGGCGCAGCGTCTCGGCCTGAGCTTTGACGACGTGCGCAAGATCAATCCTGATGCGGTGTATTGCTCAATCTCGGCTTTCGGTCAGCACGGTCCCTGGTCGCGCAAGGCGGGCGTGGACGGGGTCATTCAGGCCGTATCCGGTCTCATGAGCATTACAGGGGATGCCGATTCCCCGCCGAGCAAGGTCCAGACGCCGATCGTCGACATGTCTGCCGGCCTGCAGGCCACCGTTGCCATCCTTGCGGCTCTTGCCAAGCGCGACAAGGGGGAAGGCGTCGGTCACATCGACATCAATCTTTTCTCCAGCGCCCTGATAATGCAGCAGATCACGTTGACGTCCTATCTGATGTCATCGGAATTGCCGCTGCGAACAGGTAGCGGAGCGCCTTATGCCACGCCGAACGAGGCATATCGCACAGCCGATGGGTACATTCTCGTGGCGGCCTATCAGAAAGCCCACTGGCCATCGTTCTGCAGGATCATCGAACGGCCCGAGCTTTTCGATGCTCCCGAATATGCCGATCTGGCAACCCGACTGGAAAATCGGGAGCAACTTACCGCGCAGATCAATGCAGCGCTGATGAAGCATCCGACAGCATATTGGCTCGAACAATTCGATGACGCCGGCCTGATCTGCGCGCCCATCGCCGATTACGAGATGGTTTCGCAGCTTGAGCAACTGGACGAATTGCGCGCAATTGTTACTTGCGACCATGCCAAGGCCGGAGCGCTTTCCATGATCGGCTTTGCGATCGGCGGGGCGTCTCCGCCTGTGCGGCTTACCCCGCCGCTCCTCGGCGAACACAATGGCATCGCGCAATGGCCTGAAGCCAATTAA